A region of Brevinema andersonii DNA encodes the following proteins:
- the der gene encoding ribosome biogenesis GTPase Der, whose translation MKKHLPTVAVIGRPNTGKSSLFNFLVNAKKSIVDPTEGVTRDIISGTARQEGFPEFTVWDTAGYLESSNILDSLAQDKVQYAIQNADLVVLTVDAQNPHPLDSELALLIKKENKPAIVAANKSDNRAYEEAAAEFYGLGFENMVPISVIQKRGLSILLEKIEELFENNNINVSEYSDPHEVRIAIAGRPNAGKSMLLNTLLGYERMIVSDIPGTTRDATDEIISFKGRTIRITDTAGIKRNAKIKNDIEYYAAVRSAQAIEHAEVVVLLIDAHASADEIARRDKVIADMIVQKKRGMVFALNKWDLIKPQDNTGKKNQDLMKEVERKMRRALPEFYYVPICFISAKDNYKTDKLLETAIKVRDDFYHRVVTGTLNKWLSENLIEYEGECTASRLKIYYGSQVYIAPPRFVFFINKKDHMRKDFPRFLEKRLRLAFEFTGVPITLTFRERGEERH comes from the coding sequence ATGAAAAAACATCTGCCAACAGTGGCAGTTATTGGACGTCCTAATACGGGAAAATCGTCTTTATTTAATTTTCTGGTGAATGCAAAAAAATCTATTGTCGATCCTACGGAAGGCGTAACTCGTGATATTATTTCAGGGACAGCTCGTCAGGAAGGATTTCCCGAATTTACCGTTTGGGATACAGCAGGCTACCTCGAAAGCAGTAATATTTTGGATTCGCTTGCGCAGGATAAAGTACAGTATGCAATCCAGAATGCTGACTTAGTTGTTTTAACAGTTGATGCTCAAAATCCTCATCCTTTAGATTCAGAGCTCGCATTATTGATCAAAAAAGAAAATAAGCCAGCAATAGTTGCTGCCAACAAATCTGACAACCGGGCTTATGAAGAAGCTGCCGCAGAGTTTTACGGACTTGGGTTTGAAAATATGGTTCCCATTTCCGTCATTCAAAAAAGAGGACTGAGTATTTTACTAGAAAAAATAGAAGAACTTTTTGAAAATAATAATATCAATGTGAGTGAATACTCGGACCCCCATGAAGTGCGCATTGCTATTGCAGGACGCCCAAATGCTGGCAAATCCATGCTGCTCAATACACTTTTGGGCTATGAACGCATGATTGTCAGCGATATTCCTGGAACCACACGCGATGCCACTGATGAAATAATTTCATTTAAGGGCAGAACGATACGAATCACAGATACCGCCGGCATCAAACGCAACGCTAAAATCAAAAACGATATTGAATATTATGCAGCGGTCCGATCAGCGCAGGCCATTGAACATGCAGAAGTTGTTGTTTTGTTGATTGACGCACATGCTTCTGCGGATGAAATCGCGCGTCGAGACAAAGTGATCGCAGACATGATTGTTCAAAAAAAACGCGGGATGGTTTTTGCTTTGAACAAGTGGGATTTAATAAAACCTCAAGACAATACAGGCAAAAAAAATCAGGATTTAATGAAGGAAGTAGAACGTAAAATGAGACGGGCATTGCCTGAATTTTATTATGTCCCCATATGTTTTATTTCAGCAAAAGATAACTACAAAACTGATAAACTGCTGGAAACAGCTATCAAAGTTAGAGACGATTTTTACCACCGTGTAGTGACAGGCACCCTCAATAAATGGCTTTCGGAAAATTTGATTGAGTATGAAGGTGAATGTACAGCTTCACGGCTCAAAATTTACTATGGATCTCAGGTTTACATAGCACCGCCACGTTTTGTTTTTTTCATCAACAAAAAAGACCATATGCGTAAAGATTTCCCACGCTTCCTGGAAAAACGCCTACGCCTTGCGTTTGAATTCACGGGCGTGCCCATCACTTTAACTTTCAGAGAACGAGGCGAAGAACGCCATTAG
- the bcp gene encoding thioredoxin-dependent thiol peroxidase, which translates to MLKKGDKAPDFRLKNMEGNWVSLDDYKGKWLVLYFYPKDNTPGCTKQAVDFSDLRPKFQALGVNVIGINTDSIESHQNFCKNNDLYILLLSDPDKSTLNAYKVWGEKKFMNRIYTGLIRSTFIIAPNGTIAEALYNVKATGHGRRIYNMMEKIIKDSQ; encoded by the coding sequence ATGCTTAAAAAGGGAGATAAAGCACCGGATTTCCGTCTCAAAAATATGGAAGGAAATTGGGTGTCTTTGGACGATTATAAAGGAAAGTGGTTAGTGTTATACTTTTATCCAAAAGATAATACACCCGGTTGTACCAAACAAGCCGTTGATTTTTCGGATCTAAGACCAAAATTTCAAGCACTAGGGGTGAATGTTATTGGTATTAATACTGACAGCATCGAAAGCCATCAAAATTTCTGCAAAAATAATGATCTCTATATTCTACTGCTTTCAGATCCGGATAAATCAACACTTAACGCATATAAAGTTTGGGGAGAGAAAAAATTTATGAATCGTATTTATACGGGCTTGATTCGCAGCACTTTTATTATCGCTCCGAACGGTACCATTGCAGAAGCCCTTTACAACGTCAAAGCTACAGGACACGGACGCAGGATATACAATATGATGGAAAAAATCATTAAGGATTCGCAATGA
- a CDS encoding sugar phosphate nucleotidyltransferase, producing the protein MKIVLPLAGKGTRLLPHTEIIPKPLMFLAGKIILDYLLEDLIPLQPTEFVFITGYLKDQIETHIRKNYTNLPARFIEQHNPHGLGHAVYQARDAFAKDENMLVVLGDQTFTIDWKKMLSPDSNRISVMNVENPSSFGVVLTDPEGFVLEMEEKPEHPKSKTIITGTYYFQSAQEVFATLAHQIAHNIQTRNEIQITDTMKLMMEHGSVFNTLNITDWNDCGNHEDLIQANKTLLKKKGSYIPHSYPENVQIFEPVWIDKSAILENVSIGPNVSIGAESFLKDTIVSDTIVSKNVRIEDCQLSECYITQNITGVVDKNLYA; encoded by the coding sequence ATGAAAATTGTACTACCGTTGGCAGGAAAAGGTACACGTTTGCTACCCCACACAGAAATAATACCGAAACCTTTAATGTTTTTGGCAGGGAAGATTATTCTTGATTATCTTTTGGAGGACCTGATTCCTTTGCAGCCTACAGAATTTGTGTTTATTACAGGATATCTAAAAGATCAAATTGAAACCCATATCCGCAAAAATTACACTAATCTGCCTGCCCGTTTTATCGAACAACATAATCCTCACGGTTTGGGGCATGCAGTATACCAAGCCCGGGATGCTTTTGCCAAAGACGAGAATATGTTAGTCGTGTTAGGTGACCAGACATTTACAATAGACTGGAAAAAAATGCTTAGTCCCGACAGTAATCGAATTTCTGTTATGAATGTTGAAAATCCATCATCATTTGGAGTAGTGCTAACGGATCCTGAAGGTTTTGTTCTTGAGATGGAAGAAAAACCCGAGCATCCCAAAAGTAAAACTATCATCACAGGTACTTATTACTTTCAGTCTGCACAAGAAGTATTTGCCACTTTGGCTCATCAAATTGCACACAACATCCAGACTAGAAACGAAATCCAAATCACCGACACTATGAAATTAATGATGGAACATGGGAGCGTTTTTAACACATTAAATATTACCGATTGGAATGACTGCGGCAATCACGAAGATTTAATTCAAGCTAACAAAACATTACTCAAAAAAAAAGGATCTTATATTCCTCATTCTTATCCTGAAAATGTCCAAATTTTTGAACCTGTATGGATTGATAAAAGCGCAATTCTTGAAAATGTTTCGATTGGTCCTAATGTTTCAATCGGTGCAGAAAGCTTTTTAAAAGATACTATAGTCAGCGACACCATAGTTAGCAAAAACGTCCGCATAGAAGACTGCCAATTATCAGAATGCTACATTACTCAAAATATTACCGGTGTGGTTGATAAAAATTTATACGCTTAA
- a CDS encoding lytic transglycosylase domain-containing protein encodes MNLFCKILWMFLLLGSCNSFGAEPVGSVKDAYRKGQYRQVVRELGRMESLTPEDTYILAQSYSALKMFDQALKYFSQIDYKTFAAARETAFLYPFFVQDYLNVLTSNPRPLDVQEKLNIFDIAALVPSEHLLRSDIDRVLFRALWNEGNFIAMMLVDKNLSAQGRAWREIAKFHLGQAYDLGALVEGWDGFSQPQAYGNILQTIDPGNISDPKQAKVFAEAALKTKSQRKRALEFASRYRELSGDQEFLLLTEAEVARLEGERDRAALILYSFVMKNDASLSFHQAAHRQLVRQKMYPKAYRAARVAYQRYGIEFSTEYTDALEQNKKPDLILKWYKQNYQNISQDLHNQILRALIRSDIKRAEQAADLGAETNSDHGAFLFMRGLIKEHLGKTQEAYKVYLDVMFKEPFGYAGLVSRQKELAMRSKFRPIFEEKISNTVSILENLGLENRLLISKALLIDPETMPLIDRKQLQKDQVLSDKQMLKALNVKSLPYLEKFDKRLTNFSHQSLKYLEAAVAEGGKDSDDPHITAKYFYKYLQLFEDADILGYVMFRMYFYVRAVLGASYLPVFPKEMVELLYPKPEYAYIKELSGNNTDISLWMLSSFHAESHFRKFVSSGVGAVGFAQVMPYTAVDIRRWLKNPDLNLYDVFDNIEMGVFYHNKMFKEYKNNHIFALAAYNAGPGRIKHWRKEYAKIAKDPYLFVEAIPFRETRNYVKIITYNHAFYQLLDEKGDILW; translated from the coding sequence ATGAATCTTTTTTGTAAAATTTTATGGATGTTTCTATTATTAGGATCCTGTAATAGTTTTGGTGCCGAGCCTGTTGGTTCTGTCAAGGATGCTTACAGAAAAGGTCAATATCGTCAAGTGGTCAGAGAACTAGGCCGTATGGAATCTTTAACTCCCGAAGATACTTATATTCTTGCGCAGAGCTACAGCGCATTGAAAATGTTTGATCAAGCTTTGAAATATTTCTCACAGATCGATTATAAAACTTTTGCAGCTGCCCGTGAAACAGCATTTTTATATCCGTTTTTTGTGCAGGATTATCTTAATGTTCTCACCTCTAATCCGCGCCCTCTGGATGTCCAGGAAAAACTCAATATTTTCGACATAGCGGCGCTGGTGCCAAGTGAGCATCTTCTGCGTTCTGATATTGACCGTGTTTTATTTCGTGCGCTTTGGAATGAAGGCAATTTTATTGCAATGATGCTGGTTGATAAAAATTTGTCAGCTCAAGGGCGTGCGTGGCGAGAAATTGCCAAATTTCATTTAGGTCAAGCTTATGATCTCGGGGCTCTTGTGGAAGGATGGGATGGTTTTTCGCAACCGCAGGCTTATGGTAATATTCTACAGACGATAGATCCCGGAAATATTAGTGATCCCAAACAAGCAAAAGTTTTTGCAGAAGCTGCTCTTAAAACAAAATCACAACGCAAACGTGCTCTGGAGTTTGCTTCACGTTACCGGGAACTGTCCGGCGATCAAGAGTTTTTACTGCTGACGGAAGCTGAAGTTGCTCGTTTGGAAGGGGAACGGGACCGTGCTGCTTTAATACTTTATAGCTTTGTTATGAAAAATGATGCATCTCTGTCGTTTCATCAGGCTGCGCATCGTCAGCTAGTGCGCCAAAAAATGTATCCCAAAGCATATCGGGCAGCCCGAGTAGCATATCAGCGTTATGGTATCGAGTTTTCTACCGAGTATACAGATGCGCTCGAACAAAATAAAAAACCAGACCTCATTCTAAAATGGTATAAACAGAATTATCAGAATATTTCTCAAGATCTTCATAATCAAATTTTAAGGGCACTGATACGATCAGATATCAAGCGCGCTGAACAGGCTGCTGATCTTGGTGCAGAAACCAACAGTGATCATGGTGCTTTTCTGTTTATGCGCGGCCTTATCAAAGAACATCTCGGCAAAACCCAAGAAGCTTATAAGGTTTATTTGGATGTGATGTTTAAAGAGCCATTTGGATATGCTGGGTTGGTGAGCCGTCAGAAAGAATTAGCAATGCGTAGTAAATTTCGTCCTATTTTTGAAGAAAAAATTAGTAATACAGTCAGTATTCTAGAAAACTTAGGTCTTGAAAATAGACTGCTCATCAGTAAGGCTCTGTTGATTGACCCGGAAACTATGCCGCTTATCGATCGCAAACAGCTTCAAAAAGATCAAGTGCTTTCTGATAAACAAATGCTTAAAGCACTTAATGTTAAATCATTGCCATATTTGGAGAAGTTTGACAAGCGTTTGACGAATTTTTCGCACCAGTCATTAAAATATCTCGAAGCTGCTGTTGCTGAGGGTGGAAAAGATTCTGATGATCCGCACATCACTGCTAAATATTTTTACAAGTACCTCCAGCTTTTTGAAGATGCCGACATTTTAGGATATGTCATGTTTCGAATGTATTTTTATGTTAGAGCGGTTTTGGGTGCGTCCTATCTTCCTGTTTTTCCAAAAGAAATGGTAGAGCTTCTGTATCCAAAGCCTGAATATGCCTATATTAAAGAGCTGAGCGGTAATAATACGGATATTTCATTGTGGATGCTGTCTTCATTCCATGCGGAAAGCCATTTCCGAAAATTTGTCAGTTCGGGTGTAGGTGCTGTAGGTTTCGCGCAAGTAATGCCTTACACAGCTGTTGATATCAGGCGCTGGCTAAAAAATCCCGATCTGAACCTTTATGATGTGTTCGACAACATCGAAATGGGTGTTTTTTATCATAATAAGATGTTTAAGGAATACAAAAATAATCATATTTTTGCACTGGCGGCCTATAATGCAGGTCCTGGACGCATTAAGCATTGGCGCAAAGAGTATGCGAAAATTGCCAAAGATCCGTATTTGTTTGTTGAGGCGATTCCTTTCCGCGAAACCAGAAATTATGTTAAAATCATCACATACAATCATGCATTTTATCAGCTGCTGGATGAAAAGGGTGATATACTTTGGTGA